One genomic region from Xenopus laevis strain J_2021 chromosome 2L, Xenopus_laevis_v10.1, whole genome shotgun sequence encodes:
- the LOC108705145 gene encoding olfactory receptor 52D1-like: MKNSSYLSPSVMTLGFGELTSMRYMYLTLVVWGYLSTVLSNVSVIIVIILHKELQEPMYIFICALCFNGLYGSLAFYPSLFINLLQKVQTISYSSCILQVLAIHTYGGCEITLLAVMALDRYVCICNPLRYNSIMSSAMVYKLIVAAWSYSFILNTIPIMLTVRLPLCDSTILKIYCDNWSVVRLSCIDTTLNNIFGMVAIIALMVVMPSLIFISYIAILRACVKSSKDFRAKALKTCAPHLITITNFIIDVLFELFLYRFTPTAIPYALRVFMSLHFLVAPPLLNPLIYGFKLTEIRIKIIQQVKGHFR; this comes from the coding sequence ATGAAAAATTCTTCATATCTCAGCCCTTCTGTGATGACCCTTGGTTTTGGAGAACTGACCTCAATGAGATATATGTACTTGACCTTGGTGGTATGGGGATACCTCTCAACTGTACTATCCAATGTCTCCGTCATTATTGTGATCATTTTACATAAGGAATTACAGGAGCCCATGTATATCTTCATATGTGCTTTGTGTTTCAATGGACTCTATGGCAGCCTTGCCTTCTACCCCAGTCTCTTCATAAATCTACTTCAGAAAGTCCAAACCATTTCCTACAGCAGCTGCATACTACAAGTGCTTGCCATTCATACCTATGGAGGGTGCGAGATAACCTTGCTGGCTGTCATGGCGTTGGATCGCTATGTTTGCATCTGTAATCCTCTGAGATATAACAGTATCATGTCTTCAGCCATGGTGTATAAACTCATTGTAGCTGCATGGTCCTACTCATTCATCCTTAACACTATACCTATTATGCTTACAGTCAGGCTTCCGCTGTGTGACTCAACAATTCTGAAGATCTACTGTGACAACTGGTCAGTGGTGAGACTCTCCTGCATAGATACCACCTTGAACAACATATTTGGCATGGTGGCTATAATTGCATTGATGGTGGTGATGCCATCCCTCATCTTTATCTCCTACATAGCAATTCTGAGAGCATGTGTGAAGTCTTCAAAGGACTTCAGAGCCAAAGCCTTAAAGACCTGCGCCCCTCACCTCATTACTATTACAAACTTCATCATTGACGTGCTCTTTGAGCTATTCCTCTACCGTTTCACACCGACTGCCATACCTTATGCGCTGAGGGTCTTCATGTCGTTGCATTTTCTTGTGGCGCCACCACTTCTTAACCCTCTGATTTACGGTTTTAAATTAACGGAAATTAGGATCAAAATAATCCAACAGGTTAAAGGGCATTTTAGATAA